A segment of the Nostoc sp. TCL26-01 genome:
GCTAACACTGCATTATTGATCTGACCAAATGCTAACTGTATTGGTATACCAAGATGCAAATACCCTGACGTATAGCTATTGAACTCTGGTTTTATTTTAGTGCGATCGCCATTTATTTCATCTGGTTAAAACACACCTACTTTATCTGTTTTTTCCCAAGGTAACTCGATATCTGTTCTCCCCACATGACCATAAGCGGCTAGTTTTTGATAAAATCCCCCTTTAGTTAATGATGGTAAATGTCGTAAATTAAACTGTTGCAAAATCCCAGCTAGTCGGAAATCAAAGTGTTTTTCTAATAAAATTGTTAGGTCTTCATCAGATATTTTTCCTGTGCCAAAAGTTTCTACTTGCACGCTTACAGGTCGAGAAAGTCCAATAGAGTAACTTAGTTGTACTTCACATTCATCAGCTAAGTTGGCAGCTACAATATTTTTGGCAGCATAACGGGCTATATATGCTCCGACTCTATCGATTCTAATGGGGTCTTTACCACTTAAAGCCGAACCACTGTGTTTAGAATATTCGCCATAAGTATCTATAGCATTTTTCCTACCTGTTAAACCAGAATGCACCGCCGGGCCGCCAACAATAAATTCCCCATCAGGATTAATAAAAATTCTAGTTTTGTCATCTGGTTTGATTTCTTCATCTGCAAATACTGGATAGATAATTGTATCTCTAATATCATCATGTAATTGCTGGAGTTCTGGTTTTCCTGCTTTACGTTGACTAGCGACAACTGTGATACTGTGGATTCTATCAGGTCGGCGATTTTTATATTCAACTCCGACTTGAGTTTTGCCATCAGGAGTCAGATAACTTAAAATGTTCTGCTTTCTCACTTCACTAATTTGTCTAGCTAGTTTATGCGCTAACCATATTGGTAATGGCATGAGTACAGAGGTTTGATTGCAAGCAAAACCAAACACGGTAACTTGGTTGGTGACTGTAATTTGCTCGATTTCTGCATCAGATAATTTATGTTCATCGAATAAATGATATTGGTCAAGAGGTAGTTCTTTTAAACTAGTTAAAATACTACAATTTCTCCCATTAAATTCTTTTTGTTCGTAACCTACATGATCAATAACTTGTCTGGCGATATTCGTAAAATCTACATTAGTATTGGGTGCAAATCTGGCAGCAATAAATACGATTCCTGTAGATGCAGCACATTCGGTAATAACTCTGGCGTAGGGGTCTTGTTGTAAAAAACGATCAACGATCGCATCACTAATTTGGGGAGCATCCACTTTTGGAAGATATACAGGTTCTGGGAGAATATAACAACAGATAAAACAGTGTGGATGACTTACCATGAACCAGGATAAACAAGAAAGAATCAAAGCCTGTTTACAAGAATTGTCAACACTACTGTATGAAGAAGCAGATAAAAGTAAGCTGACAGACCTCGAAAGTATAGAAAAAACAGTTCGGAGTCAAATATTAGAACTAGTCAGTCCAGAAATAGCCCTTTTTTTATCGAACAAAAAACTGGAACAAAAGTAGGTAAAACCAGGAAAATTAAAAGCTTAGTGGGGGAACTGACTCTTAAAGCCAAACAGTTACAGAAACTGGGTTTGAAGCCAAGAACCCGGTTAAGTCCATTACTTCAAAAGTGTTGTTTAAGGCTGTCAGCTAACGAATCATACCAAAAAGCAGAAATTGAAGTTGAGGCATTGACAGGAGTCAAAGTGGGTCACTCAACGCAACAAAAATTAGTGCTGTCACAAGATTTTCAACTACCATTTGCAAAACAAGCAGTTTCAGAAGTCAGTGTAGATGGAGGAAAAGTCCGACTCAGAGGTAAACCGAAAGCAGGCTGTTACTGGCGAGACTATAAAACCGTTCGTCTGCAAGGGATTTACTATGGTGCGTTTTTTGATGACAACCAATCATTAGTTGATTATGTCAATAGCCAACGTCTGGTTAACCCGTTAGTGTGCTTGGGGGATGGTCATGATGGCGTGTGGAATCTAGTCAAAGAGTTTGGTAAAACAGAAAATTTTGAGCGTTGGGAAATCTTGGATTGGTATCACCTCAAAGAAAATCTCTATAAAGTTGGTGGTTCTTTAAAACGGCTTAAAGCTGCTGAAACGCTGTTATGGCAAGGTCAGATAGAAGAAACTCAAGCTTTATTTCTTCATTGCCGAGGTAAACAAGCGAAGAACTTCATTGCTTATCTTGAAAAACATCGCTCTCGTCTTGTCAATTATGCCTATTACCAGGCTGAACAACTTTGTTCTATTGGTTCTGGCGCAGTTGAATCTGCTATTAAACAAATTGGTGCGAGGATTAAAATTTCTGGCGCACAGTGGAATGTTGATAGTGTTAATCACATCCTCTCTATTCGTTGTGCTTATCTCAATGGTTTATTAGCTATTTGAGTCTTTCTGCCAAAAGTGGATGCTCCCCTAATTTGATCGCACAGTTTATCAGGATGTCCCTCTGTCACTGATTCAGATGTAAACATGAAGTCTTTTTTCATGGTCTACCTTCTCTTGTGTCTCTATTCTCTTTTGTACCTTCATTGACTAATAGAGGTAATAAAGCACTACTGCCGATAACAGCACTATCTAATAGATTAATTGGCGTAATTTTTAAGAGATTGCGTAATGGTGGTACGGTTATGGCTAATAGTTGGATGGCAAATGAACTAGTCACTGCCGCATTGAGATAAGGATTATTCGGAAGTTTTTGGGGATGAAATATGCTGTGTTTTTCGGAACGGCTACTAATTGTGTGTAGTAGTTGGGCTGTGGTGAGACTCATAAAAGCGATGGTGCTGGCTTGGGGGCTGATACCATATTTGAGGATGCCGTAACCATAGGCAGCTAGGGTACTGCCAGAGATGGTGGCAGATTCCCAGGTAATTCTGGCAAAATCTGATTTTTTGATAATTGGTTCTTCTGGGTTCCGTGGTGGCTGGCTTAAAACTTCTGGTTCTGGCGCTTCCATTGCTAAAGACAAACCAGGGAAGATGTCTGTGACTAAATTTAGCCAGAGAAGTTGAATTGCGTTTAAGGGTTCGCCGATACCACTAGCGGTGGCAATAGTCATCACCATGATTTCGCTTAAGTTTGTGGCTAAGAGGAAATGCACGGATTTACGAATGTTGTTGTAAATTGTCCGTCCCCGACTGACGGCGATAATCATGGTTTCGAGTCTGTCATCTTCGAGGATGATATCTGCAACTTCACGGGCTACATCGGTTCCACCTTTACCCATAGCTACACCAACCTGGGCTGCTTTTAGGGCAGGTGCATCGTTAATTCCATCACCAGTCATGGCGACGACTTGACCGGCATTTTGCAAGGCTTGGACTATTTGCAGTTTATTGCTAGGACTAATCCTGGCAAACACGTCTACTTTATCACTGAGGGCGGTTAAAGCTTCTGGGGTGAGGTTGTTGAGGTTGTTAGAGTCGAGAATTTCTAACTGGGAGTCTCGGCTTAAATCTAGTTCTTTAGCGATCGCATAAGCTGTGGGACTTTGATCACCAGTAATCATCACAGTATTAATACCTGCTTGATGGAAGTTCGCCATTAATTCTCTAGCGCCTTTCCTGATGGGATCTGCCATACCCACCAACCCCAACCAAATTAAGCCTGATTCATGGTTGCCGTGATCGGATTCATCAAGATAGCTATAGGCTAGACCCAATATTCGCAAAGCTTTACCAGCCATGCGATCGTTTTCTATTTCTAACTTTTGTCGGTCTTCATTTGTTAAGGTAACTAGCTGTCCATCTTTCATCCAACTTTGGCATATCTGCGCCACTTCTTTGGGGTTGCCTTTAACAGCGACAAATTTGTCGGTATTCTGCGTCTGATGGATGGTACTCATGAGGTTGCGGTTTTCGGAACGCAGATTGGTGTGTAATAGGGGATATTTTTCTCTGAGGGCGATCGCATCCACACCAGCTGCGATCGCCAGATGAATTAAAGCATTTTCTGTGGCTGAACCTGTAACCGCATATTCTCCATTTCTGTCTTGGCTGACTTCGCTTTCATTGCAGAGAACTGATACATGAATCAGCTTTAATAATTCATCGTACATATATGGGTTGATATTTTCTGCCCCAGCTAAAAATTCCCCATCGGCTACTTTGATTTCTCGCGTACTTATATGAATCTCCACTACAGACATTTTATTTTCGGTGATTGTCCCAGTTTTGTCTAAGCAAATCGTCTGTACTGACCCTAAAGCTTCCACGGCGCTGAGGCTACGGACGAGGACTTGATTTTTCCGCATATCGCGGATACCTAAAGCCAGGGTTGTGGTGGCAATTGTCGGCAATCCTTCGGGAACCGCAGCCACGGCCAGAGATATAGATGATTTCAGCATTTGCACTAAACCATATCCCCGCAGCAATCCCAAGCCAAAAACCAGGCCACAAATGCCCATACTAATTAACACTAATTGGCTACCCACTTCATCTAACTGCCTAGCGAGGGGTGTCTCTGTCGCTTTGGCTTCCCCGACTAGTTGGTGGATATTGCCCATTTCGGTGAATTGCCCTGTAGCCACGACTACCGCTAATCCTTGACCACCAGTAATCAATGTACCTTTGTAGATCATGTTTAGGCGATCGCCTAGAGGTACATCTTCCCCCATTAAAGGTGCAGTATTTTTACTCACAGGTATACTTTCGCCTGTCAAAGCCGACTCATCAATACTCAAGTTATCTGCCTCAATTAATCGAGCATCTGCGGCTATATAACTACCTGGCTTGAGAATTAAAATATCACCCATCACTACATTTTCTACAGGTATTTCTCTAGCAGTGTCATCTCGCATTACCCAAGCGGAGGTTTGCTGTTGGTGTTTGAGGGAATGAATAATTCTTTCCGATTGGGTTTCTGTAGTGTATCCAATAACTGCATTTAGACCGACGACACCCAAAATCACCAGCGCATCTATCAGCCCCCCGGTAAAGAGTGACACCCCAGCAGCCACACCCAGCAAAGCCACTGGTAAGGATTGAAACTGGTCAACAAAAATGCTCAGATGGGAACGGACTTGTGTGTCTGCCAGGACATTCAACCCGTATCTACTCAAATTAGTAGTAGCCACCTCACTAGATAGTCCTGATTTGGCAGAGGTTTTTAATTTGTCTAATGCCCTATCTGCTGACATCAAGTGCCACTTTTCACTGCTGGCAAGATTTTTTTGACTAAGTTTTGTTGTTTTTGCTGGTGCAACTAACTGATGGTTTTTTTGATAGCTAAATATAGCTGCTGCAATCAGATTAGCAATTTGCTGGTAATTATATTCTTGACAAAAAATCACCAGTACATTACTTGTTAATGGATTAGCAGATACAGCAATAATTTCTGGCTGACTCACCAGCGATCGCTCTAAATGATTTTTCAGAGATAGTGAACGATCAAGCTCTTTTACTTTGTATCTAGCTCTCCCTTTAACACTAGTATGAATTGCTTTAATCACAGCAATTTACACTCCTGTCATCTTCTTATACTCAATTATAAATCCTGGCGATCGCATTTATATCTACACAGATTGTTAAGACTTTCAAAGCTATAGTTTTTAAAACTTAAAAGCTAATCCAATTCGCTATAACTATTGATTTTGATCAAGATAGCCTAGTCTAAAAGACAATTTTTTAATTAATCTCTCACCTCATCATCGGCTATATAGGACTCATATTTGATTTTTGAAAAAAAGTCATTACCCTGCTAATTCCCTTCTTTTCTGTCGCCTGTTACCTACCTAAACAAATCCGTTCCGTAATCAAAGCAGATTCCTATATCCAACCTTAGTTGCATAAATCACTGATGCCATCAATCTTAGGTTTAAAATACCTCTATCAGTCCCATCCATCAGTAATTGGCGAATTTAAATTACTTCTAGCGGTAGACATACTTTAAAAGTGAAAATGTTAATAGTAATAAATATTGTCATAACCAAATAAAGTAAGTGAGTAATTATATGACACCTCCTCAAGATAGTAATCAACAAATCGTATATTTACAACAATTAATGAGAAATATTGATTATGGTATGTTGACTACCGTCGATCAAGATGGCAGTTTGCATAGTCGTCCAATGTATATAAATAGTAGTATTGATAATAATGGTATACTTTGCTTCTTTACTGCTGCTAGTTCTCATAAAGTGCTAGAAATTGAAGAACATCAGCAAGTTAATGTGAGTTTTTCCTCAGTTGAAAAAATACTATTTATTTCTATATCTGGCAAAGCAAAACTAGTAAAAGACCGTAAAAAAAATCAAGATAAATGGCAGCCAGAGCTAACGAATTGGTTTCCTCAAGGATTAGATGATCCTGATCTTGCCTTACTGGAGATAAATATTGACAAAGCTGCTTATTGGGATAACATATCAAATTTTCATCCACAGATAATTAGTTTGTAAACCCGTTAACTAGGAGGGAAAAAAGGCGTTGCAGAACAGGGGTACGAATTTAGGCAAGCACGGGAAGCAGGGGGGAAATTTTATAACTTGCTAAATCATCCCTCAATTCAGCAACGCCAGAAAAAATAGTAATTGTTATACCAACTTTCTTTAAATGTGAACAGTAGAGACGTTGCATTGCAACGTCTCTACATAATTTATATTTATGTGTATCATGATTAACGTGAAATGGTATTAAAGGTGATTTATAAAGTAAACCTTAAATTGTTGGGTGCGTTATAGCAACGCTTAACGCACCGAGAAACATGGTGACCTGCGGCTCATTTTTACTTTCTCAAACTCCCAAATCCTTGCACAGCCGTAACACACCTACTGGCGTGGCAAGGCTAAAATGTTGCAAAAAAATTGTAGGTTGAGTATGGCGATCGCTTCACTCAAAACTAAGATATACGTTGTGTTCCTTAGATTATGTTGGGTTACGCAAAGCCTCCACCCAGCCTACTAATGTACTACTTTAGTCTAGACACGCCACTACCTTAATATTTACTTTATTCTTTCTCCTCAGTCCCCAGTCCCCAGTCCCCAGTCTCTTACCTCTACAAATGATTCAGAAATCAAATCGGATTACTATATGACTCTTGTGATGTTGAAGCCATTAGGGTTAAATATTTACATAAGTATAAGTTTTCACTTAATCTTACTTAAAAGTTTTTTCATTGTAGAGTAAGTGTAGTTTTAGCCGTTTAAACTTATATCAAACTTATGTTTTGTTTGTTTATTTAGCCTCCTAAATAAGCATCTTCAGTTAATATTAAGCAGGTTTTACTCTTTAGTTGCTCACTCTGACCTACTAGATCATCTCGTATTAATTTCATCTTATTCCATAGCTTTTAGCTCTCATTGCTCCCATGCTGACCCATCACCGCAAGCCCGTGTGCTTATCACTTGTTTCCACAGACCTGCCATTCTGGTCTGTTGTCGAAACTGCTGGTACACTTTATCAAAAAGACATTGATCGATTTCATTTACTTTTGACTGCACCGCCGCTAATCACTTGTGAAGTAGCCGACTTTGACAGTCCAGAAGATCCACTTTCTTCAAGTAGGAGTAATCAAGCTTACGTACCTACTAGCCCACGAATTTTGTGGTTAGAGATTTCGCCTTATCGAGTCATTATGACCATGCAAGGTAACAATCAAGTCAGTTATCGCCACTTCTGGGAACAGGGTGTGTATGGCGTTAGTCGATACTGGTTACCAACGGAGTCATTACAAGCTAATGATCCTATCCGCTTACGCAATTATACAAATAGCTTAAATCTCAGTGGACACCCACTACCACAGCATTTGCGCTTGGAATACGAATTGTGGGCAGAGAAAGTCCAAATAGGACGATACATACTCAATCTGGAAATTCAGCATTGACAGTTCACACATTAGGGAATAAGCAGCTTATTCCCTATTCCCTGCTATATCTCAACCAAAATAACTAGGTTCATTGCCTGGTTTCCACTTAATATTGCAACCCACACTAGGTTTTTGTTCGCTGTTGACAGGTTTACCAGCCAATACAGCATCAATGGCAGCGCGTAAATCTACACCAGTTACGGGTTTACCATTACTAGGACGACTATCATCTAATTGCCCTCTGTAAACGAGTTTGCGTTCTCCATCAAACACAAAAAAATCAGGTGTGCAAGCTGCTGTGTAAGCTCTGGCTATTTCCTGAGTCTCGTCGTAGCATAAGCTAAACTGCCAGCCTAGTTGTGTCGCCAAGGCTTTGAGCGAATCTGGTGCATCATCGGGATAATTTTTGGCATCATTGGCGCTAATAGCAATGATTCCTAAATCGCTGGCAGAATAATCTCTGTCTATCTGTGTTAATTCGTTTTGAATGTGTTTGACGAATGGACAATGCCGACAAATAAACATGACTAATAGTGCTTTCTTGTCAGCAAAACTGGCCAGTGAAATGACTTTGCCAGATACTACTTCTGGTAGATGAAAATCTGGTGCTTGTGTGCCTAATGGCAACATTGTAGAAGCAGTTAAAGCCATAGTTTTCAGTAGTTTGATTTTTGAATTTGGCTCTTGCAATCTGTCACTGTCAAAATAGCATAGATAGGGGATTGGGGACAGGGGACAGGAGACAGGGGATTGGGAAAAGTCAGCCATCCAGAAGGGGGAGGTAGTCTTGTGGTAGGGCTGGGGACTGCTATTTTTTCATAAATTTAGAGACGGGAAAATTTCCCGTCTCTGAGGTTTGTTAACTTAAATTTTACAAATATTAAAATTTGCTGGTTATAAACTTGCTAGAAGACCAAGAATGCCGTGTCCGGTAAAGACTTCTAAGGCTATTAGGGAGATGAAACCAATCATTGCTAAACGACCGTTGAGTAGTTCTGCATAGGGTGTGAAGCCAGTGCGATCGCCTTGCTCATCTACATATACTTTTGGCTCGATCGCAAAGTTGTTTAGCTTACCTTGATCATCGATGATTGCACTACTTGTACGCATTTGATTTTCCCCGTTTTGTTTCTTGTTAAGAACTGTAACAAAGATATTAATTTTTGTAAAGTATCTGAATCTGCCGAAAGAGATATCATGGTGAATCGAGTTCAAAATCTCAAGCCAATGGATCGATTCCGAGTAGAAGTTATTGCTAAAACACCCAATCCCCAGCAGGTGATTTATGCGGCGATGCACCAGGATTATACTGATGGGTTCGTATTTGACGAGCGTGACTCTTGGCCTTCCGAGTCCGAATGCGGTGAAATTATTGTCAAGCGACTTTTAGCAGGCGAGAGGGGACACTATGGGCCTCTAGAACATCCGCAAATTGTCTTAAATTGTGGCTATTTTCCTCATAGTGTGATGCAGCAGGCGCGTACTCACAGAGTTGGTGTATCATTTGATGTACAATGCCTATCAGCTAATACTGAAATTACTTTCGTTAACTGTCAAGGCGAAACCAGCCGAAAATTGAAAAAAACTATAGGTGAGTTATACGATCTCTGGACTAACGGGGAAAAAGCAATTCGTCAAAGGTCAATTCGTGGTAGAAATGGAGAGCCACCTGGTGAATACCGACGTGATATTAAACAACGTATCCGTAAGATGCGTCTGCGAATTCTAAATGAAAAAACAGGCTTATTTGAAGTTGGACATATTAAAGATGTGATGTGTAGTGGTCTTCAGCCCGTCTACCGAGTTAC
Coding sequences within it:
- the metK gene encoding methionine adenosyltransferase; amino-acid sequence: MVSHPHCFICCYILPEPVYLPKVDAPQISDAIVDRFLQQDPYARVITECAASTGIVFIAARFAPNTNVDFTNIARQVIDHVGYEQKEFNGRNCSILTSLKELPLDQYHLFDEHKLSDAEIEQITVTNQVTVFGFACNQTSVLMPLPIWLAHKLARQISEVRKQNILSYLTPDGKTQVGVEYKNRRPDRIHSITVVASQRKAGKPELQQLHDDIRDTIIYPVFADEEIKPDDKTRIFINPDGEFIVGGPAVHSGLTGRKNAIDTYGEYSKHSGSALSGKDPIRIDRVGAYIARYAAKNIVAANLADECEVQLSYSIGLSRPVSVQVETFGTGKISDEDLTILLEKHFDFRLAGILQQFNLRHLPSLTKGGFYQKLAAYGHVGRTDIELPWEKTDKVGVF
- a CDS encoding ISKra4 family transposase (programmed frameshift) codes for the protein MNQDKQERIKACLQELSTLLYEEADKSKLTDLESIEKTVRSQILELVSPEIAPFFIEQKTGTKVGKTRKIKSLVGELTLKAKQLQKLGLKPRTRLSPLLQKCCLRLSANESYQKAEIEVEALTGVKVGHSTQQKLVLSQDFQLPFAKQAVSEVSVDGGKVRLRGKPKAGCYWRDYKTVRLQGIYYGAFFDDNQSLVDYVNSQRLVNPLVCLGDGHDGVWNLVKEFGKTENFERWEILDWYHLKENLYKVGGSLKRLKAAETLLWQGQIEETQALFLHCRGKQAKNFIAYLEKHRSRLVNYAYYQAEQLCSIGSGAVESAIKQIGARIKISGAQWNVDSVNHILSIRCAYLNGLLAI
- a CDS encoding cation-translocating P-type ATPase, producing MIKAIHTSVKGRARYKVKELDRSLSLKNHLERSLVSQPEIIAVSANPLTSNVLVIFCQEYNYQQIANLIAAAIFSYQKNHQLVAPAKTTKLSQKNLASSEKWHLMSADRALDKLKTSAKSGLSSEVATTNLSRYGLNVLADTQVRSHLSIFVDQFQSLPVALLGVAAGVSLFTGGLIDALVILGVVGLNAVIGYTTETQSERIIHSLKHQQQTSAWVMRDDTAREIPVENVVMGDILILKPGSYIAADARLIEADNLSIDESALTGESIPVSKNTAPLMGEDVPLGDRLNMIYKGTLITGGQGLAVVVATGQFTEMGNIHQLVGEAKATETPLARQLDEVGSQLVLISMGICGLVFGLGLLRGYGLVQMLKSSISLAVAAVPEGLPTIATTTLALGIRDMRKNQVLVRSLSAVEALGSVQTICLDKTGTITENKMSVVEIHISTREIKVADGEFLAGAENINPYMYDELLKLIHVSVLCNESEVSQDRNGEYAVTGSATENALIHLAIAAGVDAIALREKYPLLHTNLRSENRNLMSTIHQTQNTDKFVAVKGNPKEVAQICQSWMKDGQLVTLTNEDRQKLEIENDRMAGKALRILGLAYSYLDESDHGNHESGLIWLGLVGMADPIRKGARELMANFHQAGINTVMITGDQSPTAYAIAKELDLSRDSQLEILDSNNLNNLTPEALTALSDKVDVFARISPSNKLQIVQALQNAGQVVAMTGDGINDAPALKAAQVGVAMGKGGTDVAREVADIILEDDRLETMIIAVSRGRTIYNNIRKSVHFLLATNLSEIMVMTIATASGIGEPLNAIQLLWLNLVTDIFPGLSLAMEAPEPEVLSQPPRNPEEPIIKKSDFARITWESATISGSTLAAYGYGILKYGISPQASTIAFMSLTTAQLLHTISSRSEKHSIFHPQKLPNNPYLNAAVTSSFAIQLLAITVPPLRNLLKITPINLLDSAVIGSSALLPLLVNEGTKENRDTREGRP
- a CDS encoding pyridoxamine 5'-phosphate oxidase family protein produces the protein MTPPQDSNQQIVYLQQLMRNIDYGMLTTVDQDGSLHSRPMYINSSIDNNGILCFFTAASSHKVLEIEEHQQVNVSFSSVEKILFISISGKAKLVKDRKKNQDKWQPELTNWFPQGLDDPDLALLEINIDKAAYWDNISNFHPQIISL
- a CDS encoding thioredoxin family protein, which encodes MALTASTMLPLGTQAPDFHLPEVVSGKVISLASFADKKALLVMFICRHCPFVKHIQNELTQIDRDYSASDLGIIAISANDAKNYPDDAPDSLKALATQLGWQFSLCYDETQEIARAYTAACTPDFFVFDGERKLVYRGQLDDSRPSNGKPVTGVDLRAAIDAVLAGKPVNSEQKPSVGCNIKWKPGNEPSYFG
- a CDS encoding chlorophyll a/b-binding protein, with the protein product MRTSSAIIDDQGKLNNFAIEPKVYVDEQGDRTGFTPYAELLNGRLAMIGFISLIALEVFTGHGILGLLASL